Proteins from one Chloroflexota bacterium genomic window:
- a CDS encoding peptide ABC transporter substrate-binding protein: protein MYQRDDATRIPLRTRRLVSRRRFLGLIGLSGGSLLLQACTTAAPAAPTAAPTAAPAMPPASPSPALQTTTSPSPGIAPLPSPSASPVASPSPAVSASPAATSAVVAPPAVPGAPPATGTLRILSWQAPNQLNPYLSSGQADLLAARCCLEPLLTVDNSGRLEPVLAADVPSRENGGLPNSRTVVYRLKAGLTWADGQPLTADDVAFTYSFITNPETAATTTAAYRPLASVEALDALTVKLTFREATGGWYVPFVGSTGMVLPRHAFAGYAGAAARTAPYNLKPFGTGPYMVDSFAPGDRLTLVTNPRYRTPGRPAVGRVELKGGGDATTAARAVLQTGEFDYAWNLQVEGPVLQDILRSGRGEVVTSGGAGVELLLLNQADPGVEPDGERSSPATRHPFLTDPVVRKAMALAIDRQTLADVLYGNGLAGTVAATVLTTPTDLAWTGARATFDLPEANRLLDGAGYQRGSDSIRRTPGGARMAVLFSTSVNSLRQKEQAIIKDGWQKLGIDTELKAVDSGAFFGPASNPDAVIRFEADVQMLTVPFTSPFPAALMKRFYGKDPAKDWAQKSNSWAPANIVKWADPEYDRVYDDVLVETDPGRARALWQRLDELAVGSGVVVPLVDRLFVGARAPGLSGPAPRAFDVETWNIAEWTLTP from the coding sequence GTGTACCAACGCGATGATGCAACGAGAATCCCGCTGAGGACTCGCCGACTGGTCAGTCGGCGGCGCTTTCTCGGCCTGATCGGTCTGTCTGGCGGGAGCCTGCTGTTGCAGGCCTGCACCACTGCCGCTCCCGCCGCTCCGACAGCCGCGCCGACGGCTGCCCCGGCGATGCCGCCAGCCAGTCCGTCACCCGCCCTCCAGACCACGACCAGTCCGTCGCCGGGCATCGCGCCGCTGCCGTCACCCTCGGCGTCGCCCGTTGCGTCGCCATCGCCGGCCGTCTCGGCATCGCCGGCCGCCACGTCGGCGGTCGTCGCCCCGCCAGCCGTGCCCGGCGCACCACCTGCGACCGGGACGCTCCGGATCCTCTCCTGGCAAGCGCCAAACCAGTTGAATCCGTACCTGAGCAGCGGACAGGCCGATCTGCTCGCTGCCCGCTGCTGTCTGGAGCCGCTGCTGACCGTGGACAACAGCGGCCGTCTGGAACCGGTCCTGGCAGCGGACGTGCCGTCGCGTGAGAATGGTGGTCTTCCAAACAGCCGGACGGTGGTCTACCGGCTGAAGGCCGGCCTGACCTGGGCGGACGGCCAGCCGCTGACCGCCGACGACGTGGCGTTCACCTACAGCTTCATCACCAACCCCGAGACGGCGGCCACCACCACCGCTGCGTACCGTCCACTCGCCTCGGTCGAGGCGCTCGACGCGCTGACGGTCAAGCTGACGTTCCGCGAGGCCACCGGCGGCTGGTACGTCCCCTTCGTCGGCAGCACCGGCATGGTGCTCCCGAGGCACGCCTTTGCCGGATACGCCGGCGCCGCGGCCCGTACGGCCCCGTACAACCTGAAGCCGTTCGGGACCGGGCCGTACATGGTCGACAGCTTCGCGCCGGGCGACCGGCTGACGCTGGTGACCAACCCGCGCTATCGGACTCCTGGCCGGCCGGCGGTGGGCCGCGTCGAGTTGAAGGGCGGCGGCGACGCCACCACCGCCGCGCGGGCCGTGCTCCAGACCGGCGAGTTCGACTACGCCTGGAATCTCCAGGTCGAAGGCCCGGTCTTGCAGGACATCCTGCGGTCGGGGCGCGGCGAGGTGGTCACATCAGGCGGCGCTGGCGTGGAGCTGCTGCTGCTCAATCAGGCCGATCCAGGTGTCGAGCCCGATGGTGAACGGTCCTCACCGGCCACCCGCCATCCGTTCCTGACCGATCCCGTCGTCCGCAAGGCGATGGCGCTCGCCATCGACCGCCAGACGCTGGCCGACGTGCTGTACGGCAACGGGCTGGCCGGGACGGTCGCGGCCACTGTCCTGACCACGCCGACCGATCTGGCCTGGACCGGCGCCCGCGCGACGTTCGACCTGCCAGAGGCCAATCGCCTGCTGGACGGCGCAGGCTACCAGCGCGGCTCGGATAGTATTCGACGCACGCCCGGCGGCGCACGAATGGCCGTGCTGTTCTCGACCAGCGTCAACTCGCTCAGGCAGAAGGAGCAGGCCATCATCAAGGACGGCTGGCAGAAGCTCGGCATCGATACCGAGCTAAAGGCCGTCGACTCGGGCGCGTTCTTCGGGCCGGCCAGCAATCCCGACGCGGTCATCCGCTTTGAGGCCGACGTCCAGATGCTGACGGTGCCGTTCACCTCGCCGTTCCCGGCGGCGCTGATGAAGCGGTTCTACGGCAAGGATCCGGCGAAGGACTGGGCCCAGAAGTCGAATAGCTGGGCGCCGGCCAACATCGTCAAGTGGGCCGACCCTGAATACGACCGCGTCTACGACGATGTCCTGGTCGAGACGGACCCAGGGCGAGCGCGGGCGCTCTGGCAGCGCCTCGACGAGCTGGCCGTCGGGTCGGGCGTGGTCGTGCCGCTGGTGGACCGTCTCTTCGTCGGGGCGCGCGCGCCGGGCCTCAGCGGACCGGCCCCGCGCGCGTTCGACGTGGAGACCTGGAACATCGCCGAGTGGACGCTGACGCCGTAG
- a CDS encoding diguanylate cyclase — protein sequence MPLTIVSRLDPRRSLRARVGLAFAAGSLIFAVLVSLLVGNLIARSLHRFAGVRLGELAYQTADKLDRQMFERYKDVSVLAAVPGLRDGEWTVAEQREVLEKLQRSYPDYAWIGVVAPDGTVVAGTGGILEGVSMAQRTPFLNGRTAPSVGDVHEAILLARLLPETSDGVMRLLDISAPIFAPDGSLRGVLVAHPSWAWTREVQASLEQSAGSEHGIEMLILGADGTVLLQPDGSMQSSAPLPLESVSAARQGQTGARIESWPDGVEYVTGFARSRGFQSYPGLGWIVLVRQRSDVALAPIQAIQLAIVLVAFALGLVFAVVGWLSAARILRPLRRLAVTAERVRLGQRDLPLPEVNGRDEFSSLARTVHRMIAEVAAHETELRELNQSLEDRVRERTREAQLLSLVARHTDNAVLITDGAHKVIWANAGFMRLTGFSLGEVLGRRPAEVLAVAADSDLSPTVTPFADGRTPDGQTVEHVWRTRSGEETWVAVEYQTIHDEDGALTNSVLIARDETACRAVEDKLRHDALHDSLTGLPNRALFSDRLAHAVRRILREPGLRFAVLFSDLDGFKSVNDTLGHAMGDRLLIGTARRLEACLRPGDTVARLGGDEMAVLLEAPVNVAEARAIAQRILDTLEEPFVLDGNRVQVGASVGIALCDDPSLSAEVILHHADTAMYEAKRRGKGQWAVYGSDAASLARTA from the coding sequence ATGCCGCTCACCATCGTCTCGCGGCTCGATCCACGCCGAAGTCTGCGAGCGCGAGTGGGGCTGGCCTTCGCGGCCGGCTCGCTCATCTTCGCGGTGCTGGTCAGCCTGCTGGTCGGCAACTTGATCGCCCGAAGCCTGCACCGGTTCGCGGGCGTCCGGCTTGGCGAGCTGGCGTATCAGACCGCCGACAAGCTCGACCGCCAGATGTTCGAGCGGTACAAGGATGTCAGCGTCCTGGCCGCCGTCCCTGGACTGCGAGACGGCGAGTGGACGGTGGCCGAACAGCGCGAGGTGCTGGAGAAGCTCCAGCGCAGCTACCCCGACTACGCCTGGATCGGCGTTGTTGCGCCCGATGGCACGGTGGTGGCGGGCACGGGCGGCATTCTCGAAGGCGTCAGCATGGCCCAGCGCACACCGTTCCTGAACGGGCGAACCGCACCATCCGTCGGCGACGTGCACGAGGCGATCCTGCTGGCGAGGCTGCTGCCCGAGACCAGCGACGGCGTCATGCGGCTGCTCGACATCTCCGCGCCGATCTTCGCACCGGACGGCTCGCTGCGAGGCGTCCTGGTGGCCCACCCGAGCTGGGCCTGGACCCGCGAGGTTCAGGCTTCGCTGGAGCAGTCCGCCGGCTCCGAGCATGGCATCGAGATGCTGATCCTCGGGGCAGATGGCACGGTGCTGCTCCAGCCCGACGGCTCCATGCAATCCTCAGCGCCGCTCCCGCTGGAGAGCGTCTCGGCGGCAAGACAGGGGCAAACCGGGGCTCGCATCGAATCGTGGCCCGACGGCGTCGAGTACGTCACGGGCTTTGCGCGGAGCCGGGGCTTTCAGTCGTACCCGGGCCTGGGGTGGATCGTCCTGGTTCGTCAGCGCAGCGACGTCGCACTGGCGCCCATCCAGGCGATCCAGCTTGCCATCGTCCTCGTGGCGTTCGCCCTCGGCCTGGTCTTCGCCGTGGTCGGCTGGCTGTCGGCCGCTCGCATCCTTCGGCCGCTCCGTCGGCTCGCCGTGACGGCCGAGCGGGTGCGCCTGGGCCAGCGCGATCTGCCGCTGCCCGAGGTGAACGGCCGCGACGAGTTCAGCAGCCTCGCGCGCACCGTCCACCGGATGATCGCAGAGGTGGCGGCGCACGAGACCGAGCTACGCGAGCTGAATCAATCGCTGGAGGACCGCGTTCGCGAGCGCACCCGTGAGGCCCAGTTGCTGTCGCTGGTGGCTCGGCACACCGACAACGCGGTGCTGATCACCGACGGCGCTCACAAGGTGATCTGGGCAAACGCGGGCTTCATGCGACTGACCGGTTTCAGCCTGGGCGAGGTGCTCGGGCGACGCCCCGCCGAGGTGCTGGCCGTGGCCGCCGACTCGGACCTGTCGCCGACGGTGACGCCGTTCGCGGACGGCCGGACGCCAGACGGGCAGACCGTCGAGCATGTCTGGCGCACCCGCTCGGGAGAAGAGACCTGGGTGGCCGTCGAGTACCAGACCATCCACGACGAGGACGGCGCGCTGACCAACAGCGTGCTCATCGCCCGGGACGAGACGGCCTGCCGCGCCGTCGAGGACAAGCTGCGGCATGACGCGCTGCACGACTCGTTGACGGGCCTGCCCAATCGGGCGCTGTTCTCAGACCGGCTGGCGCATGCCGTGCGCCGGATTCTCCGCGAGCCGGGCCTGCGCTTCGCCGTGCTGTTCTCGGACCTGGACGGCTTCAAGAGTGTCAACGACACGCTTGGGCACGCGATGGGCGACCGGCTCCTGATCGGGACGGCCCGCCGCCTGGAGGCGTGCCTCCGCCCCGGCGACACGGTGGCGCGGCTCGGCGGCGACGAGATGGCCGTCCTGCTGGAAGCGCCGGTCAACGTCGCCGAGGCGCGTGCCATTGCCCAGCGCATCCTGGACACGCTGGAAGAGCCGTTCGTGCTGGACGGCAACCGTGTCCAGGTCGGTGCAAGCGTCGGCATCGCCCTGTGCGACGATCCGAGTCTGAGCGCCGAGGTGATACTGCACCACGCCGATACCGCGATGTACGAGGCAAAGCGGCGAGGCAAGGGCCAGTGGGCCGTCTACGGGAGCGACGCGGCGTCGCTCGCGCGGACGGCCTGA